AGCGTGCTCAAAATGCTTAGCGTAAAGCTTTTTCGCTTCAAAGTTGTACTCACCACACTCTTTGTAACCAAGCGCTAATAAGTGAGCTGCTAGCTTGTCTAAGCCAACCTTTTCAATGTTAAAAGTGCGGTAAGCAACGTGATCGTTAATCACATCGTTGCCCGAGCCTAATAACTGGTGAATTTTTTCCGCAGACGGAGTCACGGTTAAGTAGTGTTGCCAAATGTTGTTAAATAATTGTGTAACTTGCGCAGTCATAACAGTTCCTAATAAGAGGCGAATTAAACGCTAATAAATCATTAGTTAGGGTTAAGATCCCGTTATTAAATTCGTTGATAAAATGAATTCAAATAACGTGAATAAGAGGGCGTCAGGTCAGCGAGCGCTTAGGTGTAAAAGTTGAGCATGACGAAAGCAAACGCTAACTTGTCGTCAGTGATTTAGATTTGATCAATACTTTTGAAAAATGCTGGGCGAAAGCCTGCAGTTTTTAGTTGATACGTCAGCTTCATGGTCGATATTTTAATCAATCGTATGCCTGTTTACTATACCATTGCCATGCTAAAAGAAGGCATGATAAAGAAAGCGGGCATACGAAAGATTAATCAAGATCAATTAAATGCTTAATCCTGGGCTTAATGTTGCAGGCATCGCCACCTTGTCAGCTTCAACAGAGGCCACAGGGTACGCACAGTAATCTGCTGCGTAGTATGCCGATGCACGGTGGTTACCGCTATCACCAATACCACCGAAAGGTGCCGCGCCGCTGGCGCCGGTGATTTGCTTATTCCAGTTCACAATACCGGCACGAATGCGAGCGAAGAAGTAATCGTAATCGTCTTTGCTGTCGGCAAGTAGACCCGCTGACAAACCAAAACTGGTGTTGTTAGCTTCTACAATCGCTGCATCAAAATCTGTGTAGCGGAACACTTTCAATAGTGGGCCAAAGTGCTCTTCATCTGGTAATGCATCAATCGCAGTAACGTCAATAATACCCGGTGAAACAAAACCTGTGTCAGCTTCTAAGTGCTTCAATTCAACTAGGCTGTTACCGCCCAATTCAACTAATTGTGCTTGCGCTGCCACTAAACCTTGTGCCGCTTTGGCTGAAATCATTGAACCAATAAATGGTTGTTCTTCGGCATCGAAATGACCAATTTTGATATTCTTTGTCACTTCAACTAATTTGGCAATAATAGCATCGCCTTGAGCATCGTTTTTAATGAATAAACGACGGGCACAAGTACAGCGTTGACCTGTGGTGATAAAGGCCGACTGAATAATCTCGTGCACTGCACCATCAACATCAGCAACGTCTTTAACGATAAGCGGGTTATTACCACCCATCTCTAACGCTAAGATTTTACCCGGCTGGCCACCAAATTGTTCGTGTAGCAATTTACCTGTGGTTGAAGAGCCAGTGAAGAATAGGCCGTCAATTTGTGGGTGACTTGCTAGCGCTTTACCGGTTTCTAATTCACCTTGTACTAGGTTAATCACACCCGCTGGTAAGCCTGCTTTTTCCCAAAGTTTTAACGTGAACTCAGCTACTTTCGGGGTTAATTCACTTGGCTTAAATACCACAGTGTTACCTGCGATTAGCGCTGGCACAATGTGGCCATTTGGTAAGTGGCCTGGGAAGTTGTATGGGCCAAATACCGCAACAACACCGTGTGGCTTATGGCGAATAAACGCTTTTGCGCCTGGCATTGGGTTTTCAACGGTACCCGTGCGCTCGTGGTAAGACTTTAATGATAGGCCAATTTTACCCATCATTGCCGCTGCTTCTGTGCGGGTTTCCCACAATGGCTTGCCAGTTTCTTCAGCAATAGTACGCGCCATTGCTTCTTTGTTTTCTTCTAGCTGCTTGCCGTACGCTTCAATTACCGCGATACGGTCTTCTAAGTTTTGCATTGACCAGCTAGTAAATGCGGTGCGAGCGGCTTTAATCGCTTCATCTACTTGCGTTGCAGTAGCTGTGTTTCCTTGCCAAATGACTTCATTTTTTGCAGGGTTAAGCGAGGTAACTTCATGGCCTTGGCCAGCTTGCCATTGACCATTGATAAATTGAATTGCTTGCGTCATATGTATTTCTCTATGTTCTTGCTGTCGGTATCACTCTGTAATGTCGTAAGCAGAGCAACCACAAAGCAATAAGCTTAGTTAGCGACGATACGTACCCAGTCGCCTTCACCGATATTTAAGGCATCAGCAACCGCGTGGTTGATCACTACTTGATTAGCCGTTTCTCTAACCGAAGCATGCGCTTGTGTGGCACGAAAATCTTTCACCTTGGTATTACAGATAATGTAGTTCGTGGTTTCATCAACACCGCCAAAGATCACTTGATACTTTCGGCTTTCGTTGACGGTACGAATACTACCTTTGGTCGCTTCAACCGTTGGGCCGGCATCAAAGATGTCAACGTAGCCACGACGAGCAAAACCTTCGGCTTCCAGTAAGCGTAGCGCTGGAACAGTTTTGTCATGTACCTTGTTAATCACTTGCTGGGCGTCTTTGCTCAGTAGGTTGACGTAAATTGGATACTTCGGCATTAACTCGGCAATAAAAACTTTCTTGCCAATACCCGTTAGATAATCTGCGGTTGGAAAATCCATCGAGAAGAAGTGTTCTTCTAACCATGCCCAAAATGGCGAGCGGCCATCATCGTCAGACACGCCACGCATTTCGGCAATCACCGTGTCAGAGAAGCGTTCGCTGTGCTCTGCCATGAACAAGAAGCGGAAGCGTGAAAGGAAGCGGCCATTGTTATTCTTGCGGTGCGACTCACTTAAAAACAAGGTGCAAATTTCTGAAGCACCTGTGTAGTCGTTACACAAAGACAAGGTTTCGACGGTATTGTAAATGCCGAGCTCACGTGAGTTGTGAACCACTTTGCCTAAATGATAGTGATAAAATGCATCTTCTAAGCCGACTGCCGCTTCGATGCCGCTAGTACCGACAACTTGACCTGTTTCGGTATCTTCCATGACGAACAAATAGCCCTCATTACCCGGCTGAGTAACCTGACTATCAAATGAACTTACCGAATGGTTAATACGATTGGTGAGCAGTTCTTCGTTAACAGGGAGTGATGTAAAACCGTGTCCTGATTCGACGGCGATGCGATGCAAAGCATCATAATCGCTAGTTTGAATAGGGCGTATAATAATCATAAATCTGTCTCTGTAGAGAAATAACGCTTGCTGCTTTATTAAAATTAAGCTTCGGCAAGCGTTATTTAGTTGGCTTATTTTACTGGTTAAGTTTAACTGTTTGATTCAGCGCCTAAGCTTATGTACTTAGTTTATTTGCTTGGCTAAGGCGCTTAGCTTAATAGCTTAGTTCAGCTCGGTTGATTACTGAGCTAATTTTGCTACTGCTTTTTCAAAACGTGCTAAACCTTCAGCAATATCGGCATCAGGAATAATTAGCGACGGTGCAAAACGAACAATGCTAGCGCCAGCTACTAAGGTCATTACACCTTCTTCCATCGCAGCAACTAAGAAGTCTTTTGCACGGCCTTGGTATGCTTCAGTTAGCACGGCACCCACTAATAAACCTTTACCACGGATTTCTTGGAAAACATTGTACTTTTCGTTGATTGCCTTTAAACCATCAAAGTAAAGTTTTTCTTTTGCTTTTACGCCGTCTAATACCGCTTGGTCGTTAACCGTATCAAATGCTGCTTCACCAACTGCACAAGCTAGTGGGTTACCGCCGTATGTGCTGCCGTGCGTACCAATTTTAAGGTGCTTAGCAATCTCAGTTGTCGTTAACATAGCGCCGATTGGGAAACCGCCACCTAGTGCTTTAGCTGACGTTAAAATATCAGGTGTTACACCTAAGCCCATGTATGCATAAAGTTCACCTGTACGGCCAACACCGGTTTGCACTTCATCGAAAATTAATAGTGCATTGTGCTGGTTACAAAGCTCACGGACACCTTCAACAAATTCTTGTGTTGGTGAAACAATACCGCCTTCACCTTGTAGTGGCTCCATCATTACTGCACAAGTTTTGTCAGAGATTAGCTCTTTGAATGACTCTAGGTTGTTGTACTCAGCGTGTACTACATCACCTGGTTTAGGACCAAAGCCGTCAGAGTATGCTGCTTGACCACCAACTGTTACCGTGAAGAAAGTACGGCCGTGGAAACCTTGTTTGAATGAGATAATTTGTGACTTTTCTGCGCCAAAGTTATCTAGTGCCCAACGACGTGCAAGTTTTAATGCCGCTTCGTTAGATTCCGCACCTGAGTTTGCGAAGTAGATTTTTTCAGCGAACGTGCTGTCTACCATTTTTTTCGCTAAACGCAGTGCTGGCTCGTTGGTCATTACGTTTGATAGGTGCCAGATTTTCTCGCCTTGCTCTTTTAATGCACCAACTAGTGCAGGGTGGCAATGGCCTAAACAGTTCACTGCGATACCGCCAGCGAAATCGATAAATTCTTTACCTTCTTGATCCCAAACTCGAGAGCCTTCACCGCGTACTGGAATTACTGCTGATGGTGAGTAGTTTGGCACCATAACATCGTCAAATAACGCGCGGTCGACAGGAAAATGGTTCGACATTTTAATCTCCTCTACTTGTGGGCTTGTCTAATTAGTTTTTGCTCAGCTTCTTACGCTGAAAGGGCAAAATTAAGACCGACAGTATGGCAGAAAAATCCATCAATGTCTTGTTTGAGAAGGTTGCAAAGCCAGTAAATTCAAGGCTTGTAGAGATTTATGCATCAAGAGTGCATAACTATTTTAGTCGCCTAAAGGCAGTGATTCCTAGGCGTTCAAGGGAGGCAAAACGCTGTTGGCTAGAAATGCCTTATGAGCTGAGTTCATAACTAATCAAAAAAAAATCTGTGCAATTATCGTCAAAACGAGTGAAACCTTGATGGTAAATTCACCAACAAAGGGTGGAATGATTATCACTTAGTACTTTTCACTTTAAAAGGAAGTCGCAAGCAAACGTTAGGGGAGAAGCGTTTACCCATGAATGTAATCGGGGAAGGTAATTACGGCTGTTAGGCGTTAGCTTAACTGAAGTTCAGTTTAAGGTGATTGATATCGGTTTTCTTAAGCAACGCAATATCTGCCGGCGTTATTTTCGCAACAGACAATAATTGTTTTGCTTCGTCATTATTG
The nucleotide sequence above comes from Thalassotalea euphylliae. Encoded proteins:
- the astD gene encoding succinylglutamate-semialdehyde dehydrogenase; amino-acid sequence: MTQAIQFINGQWQAGQGHEVTSLNPAKNEVIWQGNTATATQVDEAIKAARTAFTSWSMQNLEDRIAVIEAYGKQLEENKEAMARTIAEETGKPLWETRTEAAAMMGKIGLSLKSYHERTGTVENPMPGAKAFIRHKPHGVVAVFGPYNFPGHLPNGHIVPALIAGNTVVFKPSELTPKVAEFTLKLWEKAGLPAGVINLVQGELETGKALASHPQIDGLFFTGSSTTGKLLHEQFGGQPGKILALEMGGNNPLIVKDVADVDGAVHEIIQSAFITTGQRCTCARRLFIKNDAQGDAIIAKLVEVTKNIKIGHFDAEEQPFIGSMISAKAAQGLVAAQAQLVELGGNSLVELKHLEADTGFVSPGIIDVTAIDALPDEEHFGPLLKVFRYTDFDAAIVEANNTSFGLSAGLLADSKDDYDYFFARIRAGIVNWNKQITGASGAAPFGGIGDSGNHRASAYYAADYCAYPVASVEADKVAMPATLSPGLSI
- the astA gene encoding arginine N-succinyltransferase; the protein is MIIIRPIQTSDYDALHRIAVESGHGFTSLPVNEELLTNRINHSVSSFDSQVTQPGNEGYLFVMEDTETGQVVGTSGIEAAVGLEDAFYHYHLGKVVHNSRELGIYNTVETLSLCNDYTGASEICTLFLSESHRKNNNGRFLSRFRFLFMAEHSERFSDTVIAEMRGVSDDDGRSPFWAWLEEHFFSMDFPTADYLTGIGKKVFIAELMPKYPIYVNLLSKDAQQVINKVHDKTVPALRLLEAEGFARRGYVDIFDAGPTVEATKGSIRTVNESRKYQVIFGGVDETTNYIICNTKVKDFRATQAHASVRETANQVVINHAVADALNIGEGDWVRIVAN
- a CDS encoding aspartate aminotransferase family protein, which translates into the protein MSNHFPVDRALFDDVMVPNYSPSAVIPVRGEGSRVWDQEGKEFIDFAGGIAVNCLGHCHPALVGALKEQGEKIWHLSNVMTNEPALRLAKKMVDSTFAEKIYFANSGAESNEAALKLARRWALDNFGAEKSQIISFKQGFHGRTFFTVTVGGQAAYSDGFGPKPGDVVHAEYNNLESFKELISDKTCAVMMEPLQGEGGIVSPTQEFVEGVRELCNQHNALLIFDEVQTGVGRTGELYAYMGLGVTPDILTSAKALGGGFPIGAMLTTTEIAKHLKIGTHGSTYGGNPLACAVGEAAFDTVNDQAVLDGVKAKEKLYFDGLKAINEKYNVFQEIRGKGLLVGAVLTEAYQGRAKDFLVAAMEEGVMTLVAGASIVRFAPSLIIPDADIAEGLARFEKAVAKLAQ